The sequence below is a genomic window from Polaribacter vadi.
GAAGTAAAATCAGTATTAAAATAAAAAATATGGAACATATAGAATTATTTTTCAAGTCAATCTTTATAGACAACATGGTGTTTGCTGTATTCTTAGGTATGTGCTCATACTTAGCAGTATCTAAAAAAGTATCAACAGCAGTTGGTTTAGGAGCAGCAGTAATTTTTGTACTAGCAATAACAGTTCCTTTAAACTGGTTGTTAGATCAGTATTTATTACAGCCAGGTGCTCTTGTTTGGTTAGGACCAGAATATGCAGATTACGATTTAAGTTTCCTTTCTTTTATCATGTTTATTGCAACAATTGCAACCATGGTACAATTGGTAGAAATTATTGTTGAAAAATTTTCTCCATCACTTTACAATTCTTTAGGTATTTTCTTACCATTAATTGCTGTAAACTGTGCTATTTTGGGAGGAAGTTTATTTATGCAAGCTAGAGAAATTGAAACTCTAGGATTGGCATTAAATTATGGTATTTCATCAGGAATAGGATGGTTTTTAGCAATATTAGCCATTGCAGCAATTCGTGAAAAAATCAGATATTCAAGTGTTCCTCCAGCCTTAAGAGGTCTAGGAATTACTTTTATAATTACTGGTTTAATGGGAATTGGTTTTTTAAGTTTTGGTGGAATGTTAACAGGAGGAGATGAAGAAGGAGAACCTTCTACAGAACCAGAAGCTAAAATTGAAAAAGTGGAGAAAAAGGAAGTGAAAGAAGAATTAGCAAAAAATACTAAAACTATACAATAATATGATTTTAGCAGCAGGTACAACAGGAACTATAATAGCAACAGTAGCAGCTTTTTTAATAATAACATTGTTATTGGTTACTTTATTGTTAGTTGTAAAACAAAAATTATCACCATCAGGTCCTGTAAAGATTATGATTAATGGTGAAAGAGAAATTGAAGTAGCTTCTGGAGATACATTACTATCTACTTTAGGGAATAATAAAATATTTTTACCTTCTGCATGTGGTGGAGGTGGAACTTGTATACAATGTGAATGTCATGTAAATGAAGGTGGAGGAGAAGCTTTACCTACAGAAGTTCCTCACTTTTCTAGAAAAGAATTAAAAGAAGGAGCACGTTTAGCTTGTCAAGTAAAAGTAAAACAAGACATGAATATTTCTATTCCAGAAGAAGTTTTTGGAATTAAGAAATGGGATGCAGTAGTTGTTAGAAATTATAATGTAGCTTCTTTTATTAAGGAATTTGTTGTTGAAATTCCAGAAGATATGGGCTATAAAGCAGGTGGATATATTCAAATTGAAATTCCTCCTTGTGAAGTAAAATTCGCTGATATGGATATTACTGCACACCCAGAAGAACATGAAACTCCAGATAAATTCGAGGCTGAATGGAACAAATTTAATTTGAGACCTTTAGTAATGAAGAATACTGAAACTGTAGAAAGAGCATATTCTATGGCTTCTTACCCTGCAGAAGGAAGAGAAATTATGTTGAAT
It includes:
- the nqrF gene encoding NADH:ubiquinone reductase (Na(+)-transporting) subunit F, with the translated sequence MILAAGTTGTIIATVAAFLIITLLLVTLLLVVKQKLSPSGPVKIMINGEREIEVASGDTLLSTLGNNKIFLPSACGGGGTCIQCECHVNEGGGEALPTEVPHFSRKELKEGARLACQVKVKQDMNISIPEEVFGIKKWDAVVVRNYNVASFIKEFVVEIPEDMGYKAGGYIQIEIPPCEVKFADMDITAHPEEHETPDKFEAEWNKFNLRPLVMKNTETVERAYSMASYPAEGREIMLNVRIATPPFDRAKGGWMDVNPGVASSYIFNLKKGDKCVISGPYGEFFINESDAEMLYVGGGAGMAPMRSHLYHLFRTIKTGRKVTYWYGGRSKAELFYIDHFRALEKDFPNFKFYIALSDPLESDNWKVKKDIYDESGDGFVGFIHNCVIDNYLSKHDAPEDMELYFCGPPLMNKAVQKMGEDFGMPDENIRFDDFGG
- the nqrE gene encoding NADH:ubiquinone reductase (Na(+)-transporting) subunit E, translated to MEHIELFFKSIFIDNMVFAVFLGMCSYLAVSKKVSTAVGLGAAVIFVLAITVPLNWLLDQYLLQPGALVWLGPEYADYDLSFLSFIMFIATIATMVQLVEIIVEKFSPSLYNSLGIFLPLIAVNCAILGGSLFMQAREIETLGLALNYGISSGIGWFLAILAIAAIREKIRYSSVPPALRGLGITFIITGLMGIGFLSFGGMLTGGDEEGEPSTEPEAKIEKVEKKEVKEELAKNTKTIQ